The Juglans microcarpa x Juglans regia isolate MS1-56 chromosome 2S, Jm3101_v1.0, whole genome shotgun sequence genome has a window encoding:
- the LOC121252949 gene encoding ubiquitin carboxyl-terminal hydrolase 4-like: MGAAGSKLEKALGDQFPEGERYFGLENFGNTCYCNSVLQALYFCVPFREQLLEYYANNKNIGDAEENLLTCLADLFTQISSQKKKTGVIAPKRFVQRLKKQNELFRSYMHQDAHEFLNFLLNELVDILEKEAQAAKSDPERLSPSDKAANGPKNVQANGPQKDPLVTWVHKNFQGILTNETRCLRCETVTARDETFFDLSLDIEQNSSITSCLKNFSSTETLNAEDKFFCDKCCSLQEAQKRMKIKKPPHILVIHLKRFKYIEQLGRYKKLSYRVVFPLELKLSNTMEDADSEYSLFAVVVHVGSGPNHGHYVSLVKSHNHWLFFDDENVEMIDESVVQTFFGSAQEYSSNTDHGYILFYESLGNGNKS; this comes from the exons ATGGGTGCTGCGGGCTCCAAGCTCGAGAAGGCTCTTGGCGACCAGTTCCCCGAAGGTGAGCGCTACTTCGGCCTCGAGAATTTCGGCAACACTTGCTATTGTAACAGCGTCTTGCAG GCACTTTATTTTTGCGTCCCATTTCGCGAGCAACTGCTAGAGTATTATGCAAATAACAAAAACATTGGTGATGCAGAAGAAAATCTGTTAACATGCTTAGCAGACCTATTTACGCAG ATAAGTTCGCAGAAGAAGAAAACAGGTGTCATTGCTCCAAAGCGTTTTGTACAGAGACTGAAGAAACAAAATGAGCTTTTCCGTAGCTACATGCACCAG GATGCCCATgaatttctgaattttttgCTGAATGAGCTCGTTGACATATTGGAGAAAGAGGCCCAAGCTGCAAAAAGTGATCCGGAAAGATTGTCACCTTCTGATAAAGCTGCAAATGGGCCAAAAAATGTTCAGGCTAATGGTCCTCAAAAAGACCCTCTAGTTACCTGGGTGCACAAAAATTTTCAG GGAATACTCACCAATGAAACAAGGTGCCTGAGATGTGAGACAGTGACAGCAAGGGATGAAACATTCTTTGACTTGAGCCTTGATATTGAACAGAATAGTTCAATTACAAGCTGTTTGAAAAACTTCAGCTCAACAGAGACATTGAATGCAGAggacaaatttttttgtgacaaatgCTGTAG TTTGCAAGAAGCACAGAAGAGGATGAAGATAAAGAAGCCACCTCACATATTAGTCATCCATCTGAAGCGTTTTAAATACATTGAGCAGCTGGGTCGCTACAAGAAGCTGTCTTACCGGGTTGTCTTCCCACTTGAGCTGAAGCTGAGCAACACGATGGAAGATGCAGATTCTGAGTATTCCCTGTTTGCAGTAGTTGTCCATGTTGGAAGTGGGCCCAACCATGGGCACTATGTCAGCCTTGTGAAAAGCCATAACCATTGGTTATtttttgatgatgaaaatgtggAGATGATTGATGAGTCTGTTGTGCAGACATTCTTCGGGTCAGCCCAGGAATATTCAAGTAACACGGATCATGGGTACATTTTATTCTATGAGAGTCTGGGAAATGGTAACAAGAGTTAA
- the LOC121252952 gene encoding 50S ribosomal protein L29, chloroplastic has product MLSLSIASSSSISFSSQPRFPIFKSSFNGAKIQHISTIRVPPQTASFRNPSSSVVMMAKREEEINEIRAKTTEEINEEVVDLKGELLMLRLQKSARNEFKSSEFRRMRKRIARMLTIKREREIEEGINKRLSRKLDRKWKKSIVVRPPPSLKKLQEEEAAAEAEKSA; this is encoded by the exons ATGTTGAGCCTCTCAATTGCTTCCTCTTCGTCGATCAGCTTCTCTTCGCAACCCCGTTTTCCAATCTTCAAATCCTCCTTCAATGGCGCTAAAATCCAGCACATTAGCACCATTCGCGTGCCTCCTCAGACGGCGTCGTTCCGAAACCCTTCATCCTCGGTAGTTATGATGGCGAAGCGAGAGGaggaaattaatgaaattaGGGCCAAGACCACGGAAGAAATCAACGAAGAGGTGGTCGACCTCAAGGGAGAGCTCCTCATGCTTCGCCTCCAGAAGTCCGCCCGCAACGAGTTCAAGTCCAGCGAGTTCCGTCGCATGCGCAAAAGG ATTGCTCGTATGCTTACTATTAAACGGGAAAGGGAGATTGAGGAGGGAATTAACAAGAGGCTGTCAAGAAAGTTGGACCGGAAATGGAAGAAAAGCATTGTTGTCAGACCGCCTCCGTCCTTGAAGAAGTTGCAAGAGGAAGAAGCAGCAGCAGAAGCTGAGAAATCTGCTTGA
- the LOC121253336 gene encoding uncharacterized protein LOC121253336, translating to MELEELWKSFSLSDQERAEVEIPQEEVAREVGKGKLCIMVLVIYERMVNKEAFRFTMAKVWSTVGWVQFKEMGHNKFLVEFQLQQDKQKVLQGRPWTFDRFLVCMEDLEGTLVQEGPSFSYEVFWIQIHNMPLVSMTHEIGQKLGSGVGSVIEVDYDGSSNAWGPFLRMKVKIDITRPLCRGRLLKLDDKQVWLPFKYERLPSFCFQCGTIKHKEGGCSKGSRGIYGKTSCDFGPWLRANPPKAGSTSTKRYEGGGRSFEHQEGQQDKPEEDGQPVNEKQVPKFQDTAADTHTAAIPKKEAQQKGLVDLLKVESLKEGLTDTTSISVDKSCESSKVHVEAVMVQASHTEVLSKATKGPSLASQDNPKKGHPLTPLKRDSVTDLEEERPPGISKKKKNNLPWENETNDDMLVVAARQHHQGP from the exons ATGGAGCTGGAGGAGTTATGGAAAAGCTTCTCATTATCGGACCAAGAGAGAGCCGAGGTGGAGATTCCACAGGAGGAAGTGGCTAGAGAAGTGGGTAAAGGGAAGCTATGTATCATGGTACTAGTCATTTATGAGAGAATGGTAAACAAAGAAGCATTCCGATTTACAATGGCGAAAGTATGGAGCACAGTGGGTTGGGTACAGTTCAAAGAGATGGGGCATAATAAGTTCCTAGTAGAATTCCAGCTCCAACAAGACAAACAGAAGGTTCTTCAGGGTAGACCTTGGACCTTTGATAGGTTCTTGGTATGCATGGAGGATCTCGAGGGAACTCTAGTGCAAGAAGGTCCTTCATTCTCTTATGAGGTTTTCTGGATACAAATACATAACATGCCGTTGGTGAGTATGACCCATGAGATAGGACAAAAACTGGGGTCTGGAGTAGGGAGTGTCATTGAGGTGGATTATGATGGATCTAGTAATGCATGGGGCCCTTTTTTACGTATGAAAGTGAAGATCGACATCACGAGGCCTTTGTGCAGAGGGAGGCTGCTGAAGCTGGATGATAAACAGGTATGGTTGCCCTTCAAATATGAACGCCTCCCATCCTTTTGTTTCCAGTGCGGCACCATTAAACACAAGGAAGGAGGATGCTCAAAAGGATCTAGAGGAATATATGGAAAGACAAGCTGTGATTTTGGCCCATGGCTTCGTGCAAACCCCCCAAAGGCTGGGAGCACATCCACAAAACGATACGAAGGAGGTGGCCGGAGTTTTGAGCACCAGGAAGGGCAGCAGGATAAGCCAGAGGAGGATGGCCAACCTGTCAACGAAAAACAAGTCCCTAAGTTTCAGGATACTGCTGCAGACACCCATACTGCTGCTATCCCCAAAAAGGAGGCCCAACAGAAGGGGTTAGTTGACCTACTGAAAGTGGAAAGTCTAAAGGAAG GACTTACTGACACCACCTCGATATCGGTTGACAAGAGCTGTGAGTCTTCGAAGGTACATGTAGAAGCAGTGATGGTTCAGGCCAGTCACACAGAAGTTTTGTCCAAAGCTACTAAGGGTCCCTCTTTAGCCTCTCAGGATAATCCTAAAAAGGGCCACCCTTTAACCCCTCTGAAGAGGGACTCTGTCACTGATCTAGAAGAGGAAAGGCCTCCTggaattagtaaaaaaaaaaagaacaacctTCCTTGGGAGAATGAAACAAACGATGACATGCTGGTGGTGGCTGCTAGGCAGCACCACCAAGGCCCATGA